The DNA region CTGCGATCGGTGCATCGGGTATATTTCAGAGTATAAACATAGGTGGCGCCGGAGGAGGACTAACCAGATCTTCAGGTAGCAACGATGACTGGAGCGATAGTGTCCACAACTCAGATGTCGATAGGGCTCTGAAGCTACTGGAAACACTGGATAACAGCGGCAATGACAGAAACAACTGGGGAAACGATGCCGTTAGAGCTTCTGGATTTGATGCCGATAGATCTAGGGATGATTCCAGAGAGGACGCTCGCGTTTTCCAATTAATTAACTTAGGTTAAGTTACCGAATCCTGAAATATTACTATTTCAAAATGCTAACTTTTCTTAGAAAACTAACAAAGGGTAGAAAATGTATGGGATGCAtagtaattaaataaataaacacaaGCTGTCGGTATACTTATGTATACATTTCTGTAATATACATATGATTATAATAGCATGATGGTTTTATTTTCAAGGGTGCATAAACTTCGGCTTGGCGATGTTAATTAAAAAGCATGTAAAAGGGACTGAAGCACATTAGTGAGTTCATCTCCTAGAAATACCTGAATTGCTAGCCAAAAACCTTGACCCATTTCCCATTCAGTTAAACATTTGCCATAATTTAGAAAATACAACTTTTACTTTCTATTTAAAGCAGCGCTCCATTCCAAATGTTTTTAATCGAACAGCTTATGCTAATTAGAGGAATAATaaccagaaaaaaaaacgaaaccaATTTTGAGCTAGAATACTCTGATGATGAAAACATAAATTAGCATATTCATGCGATTTTATGGTCGAACCAACGTTCTGTGTTAATTGCCGAAGTTCAGTCTTCGACCATAGCGTTAACCAGTTATACATAACTCAACACAGCTAATGCAAGGCTATATTGGGAAATTAAACCGATTTCCGCATCATGTATTCATATCAGTGCTAATCAGCAAATGTTACACAAGACCTAAGAAACtgtaaaaaaccaaaaacataTTCGTTTGGATTCTGTTTGGAATTTGTGTCTTACATCAGATTAAGAAAACAGGAATaaaggaaaattaatttctaagTTTACAATGAATCTAAATTTAACTGCCCATATTAAAACGTAATCTCGGTCTCGACAAATc from Drosophila subpulchrella strain 33 F10 #4 breed RU33 chromosome 2L, RU_Dsub_v1.1 Primary Assembly, whole genome shotgun sequence includes:
- the LOC119548342 gene encoding uncharacterized protein LOC119548342; translation: MQTILRLWLLLGLIYTAIGASGIFQSINIGGAGGGLTRSSGSNDDWSDSVHNSDVDRALKLLETLDNSGNDRNNWGNDAVRASGFDADRSRDDSREDARVFQLINLG